In one Serinus canaria isolate serCan28SL12 chromosome 2, serCan2020, whole genome shotgun sequence genomic region, the following are encoded:
- the LOC103813569 gene encoding RING finger protein 151-like translates to MGYDIERFVGYVNEGLLCSICRDVLEDPLQAPCEHAFCTACIHGWLVHHSNCPEDRQVIDVSLLRPLYRYMKNDLNRLQLHCRNREYGCEMVCSLESIDRHERECEYSQIPCSNAGCTVQIERRNLDGHLAVCEYRSRECPNGCGYTILSAEDTQHNCVAELRTELELLRSEMICRVEEAKHEMESRLDSQRRHMVQKESILQNEIEELKSQMSRMMSDVRSLMAAERQHRQELEQAELEKRELMELLKGLQKDCRLTTTEGSRKSNFRPLTRIESVKRKPREVTVI, encoded by the exons ATGGGTTATGATATTGAGCGCTTCGTGGGCTATGTTAATGAAGGGCTGTTGTGCTCCATCTGCCGAGACGTGTTGGAAGATCCATTGCAGGCTCCTTGCGAACACGCTTTCTGCACTGCCTGTATCCATGGGTGGCTTGTTCATCACAGTAACTGCCCTGAAGACAGACAAGTGATTGATGTGTCTTTGCTACGACCTCTCTATAG ATATATGAAAAATGATTTAAACCGTCTTCAGCTACATTGCAGAAACAGAGAGTATGGCTGTGAAATGGTTTGTTCTCTGGAGTCTATAGACAGGCATGAAAGGGAGTGTGAGTACAGTCAGATACCTTGCTCCAATGCTG GTTGTACCGTGCAGATCGAGCGGCGTAACCTGGACGGGCACCTGGCGGTGTGCGAGTACCGGAGCCGGGAGTGCCCCAACGGCTGCGGCTACACCATCCTCAGCGCCGAGGACACGCAGCACAACTgtgtggcagagctgaggacagagctggagctgcttcg GTCAGAAATGATCTGCAGAGTGGAGGAGGCAAAACATGAGATGGAGTCAAGGTTAGATTCACAGAGAAGGCATATGGTCCAAAAAGAGAGTAttctgcaaaatgaaattgaagAACTGAAG AGTCAGATGTCACGAATGATGTCAGACGTACGGTCTCTGATGGCTGCGGAGAGGCAGCACCGccaagagctggagcaggcagagctggaaaaacGGGAGTtaatggagctgctgaaggggcTCCAGAAGGACTGTCGATTAACTACTACAGAGGGAAGCAGGAAGTCAAATTTCCGTCCTTTGACACGAATAGAGAgtgtaaaaagaaaacctaGGGAAGTTACAGTTATCTAA